The Polymorphobacter megasporae genome window below encodes:
- the paoA gene encoding aldehyde dehydrogenase iron-sulfur subunit PaoA — MTPTIDLEISRRSVLAAGAATAALTQVSGAEAQGVVPSHPPTMMGVSFVVNGTRRDLTLDTRTTLLDALREHLQLTGTKKGCDHGQCGACTVIVDGKRINSCLSLAVMHEGDNITTIEGLGTPEHLHPMQASFIKHDGYQCGYCTPGQICSAVSVLAEIAAGVPSHVTGSLTEKPAVTNDEMRERMSGNICRCGAYSNILEAMTEVAGARA; from the coding sequence ATGACCCCCACGATCGACCTCGAAATTTCACGTCGCAGCGTCCTCGCCGCGGGTGCTGCGACGGCGGCGCTGACGCAAGTGTCCGGTGCCGAGGCGCAGGGCGTCGTGCCGTCGCATCCGCCGACGATGATGGGTGTTTCATTCGTCGTCAACGGCACGCGCCGCGACCTTACGCTCGATACGCGCACCACCCTGCTCGATGCGCTTCGCGAGCATCTTCAGCTCACCGGGACCAAGAAGGGCTGCGATCACGGCCAGTGCGGGGCGTGCACCGTGATCGTCGACGGCAAGCGGATCAATTCCTGCCTGAGCCTAGCGGTCATGCACGAGGGCGACAATATCACGACGATCGAAGGGCTCGGGACGCCCGAGCATCTGCATCCGATGCAGGCGTCATTCATCAAGCACGACGGCTATCAGTGCGGTTATTGCACCCCGGGCCAGATCTGCTCGGCTGTATCCGTGCTCGCCGAGATTGCGGCCGGCGTTCCGAGTCATGTCACCGGAAGCCTGACCGAGAAGCCAGCCGTAACCAACGACGAAATGCGTGAGCGGATGAGCGGCAACATCTGTCGCTGCGGTGCCTATTCCAACATTCTCGAAGCGATGACCGAAGTCGCGGGAGCGCGGGCATGA
- the paoC gene encoding aldehyde oxidoreductase molybdenum-binding subunit PaoC: MKFDTPAGQNPIDQLKLVGKPTDRIDGKFKTTGTAPYAYERHDVAPNQAYGYIVGSAIATGRITAMDLVEAKAAPGVIAIVSTLDMPKLPLAEHNVAHLFGGADVAHYHQAIALVVAETFEQARAAANLVRVTYARGKGRFDLAELAPSAPLEGGGSGEGSSAPKIDRVGNFEGAFTSAPVKLDATYTTPDESHAMMEPFASIAAWNGDKLTIWTSNQMITWGKKDLAKTLSIPEANLRIDSPYIGGGFGGKLFVRADAPLAALGAKAAGRPVKVTMQRPMMFNNSTHRAATIQRIRIGADRDGTITAIAHESTSGNLPDGKPETAVSQTKLLYAGANRMTLMRLAVMDLPEGNAMRAPGEAPGLMALEIAMDEMAEKLGMDPIDFRAKNDTQVDPEKPERKFSQRQLVECMHLGAERFGWSKRNAKPGQVRDGQWLVGMGMAAGFRNNMLTKSGAKVSLDRHGVVTVRTDMTDIGTGTYTIIAQTAAEMMGLPLDKVVVMLGDSDFPASAGSGGQWGANNSTSGVYAACTKLREAVAQKLGFNSADAKFSGGKVGAGNRSVAIGDAAKDGDLTVEDHIEYGDLDKRFQQSTFAGHFVEVSVNAYTGETRVRRMLAVCAAGRIINPKSARSQVIGAMTMGVGAALMEELAVDKRFGYFVNHDLATYEVPVHADIPHQEVVFLDEADVLSSPMKAKGVGELGLCGVGAAIANAVYNATGVRVRDYPITLDKFIDRLPKVA, translated from the coding sequence ATGAAGTTCGATACTCCCGCGGGTCAGAACCCGATCGACCAGCTCAAGCTCGTCGGCAAGCCCACCGATCGAATCGACGGCAAGTTCAAGACGACCGGCACTGCGCCGTACGCGTACGAACGCCACGACGTCGCACCCAATCAGGCGTATGGCTATATCGTCGGCTCGGCGATCGCCACGGGACGCATCACGGCGATGGACCTCGTTGAGGCAAAGGCCGCTCCGGGCGTGATCGCCATCGTGTCGACACTCGACATGCCGAAGCTGCCGCTGGCGGAGCATAATGTCGCTCACCTGTTTGGCGGTGCCGATGTCGCGCATTATCATCAGGCGATCGCACTCGTCGTCGCCGAGACGTTCGAGCAGGCGCGGGCCGCCGCCAATCTCGTGCGGGTGACTTACGCGAGGGGCAAGGGCAGGTTCGATCTCGCTGAACTGGCGCCGAGCGCGCCGCTTGAAGGCGGTGGCAGCGGCGAGGGCAGCAGCGCTCCCAAGATCGATCGTGTCGGCAATTTCGAAGGCGCGTTTACCTCGGCCCCGGTCAAGCTCGACGCGACCTACACGACGCCCGACGAGAGCCATGCGATGATGGAGCCGTTCGCCAGCATCGCCGCGTGGAACGGCGATAAGCTGACGATCTGGACATCGAACCAGATGATCACCTGGGGCAAGAAGGACCTCGCCAAGACGCTGAGCATCCCGGAGGCCAACCTGCGCATCGACTCGCCGTATATCGGCGGCGGTTTCGGCGGGAAGCTGTTCGTTCGCGCCGATGCTCCGCTGGCGGCGCTCGGGGCCAAGGCGGCGGGGCGGCCGGTCAAGGTCACGATGCAGCGGCCGATGATGTTCAACAATTCGACCCATCGGGCGGCGACGATCCAGCGCATTCGCATCGGCGCGGACCGCGATGGGACGATCACCGCGATCGCGCACGAGAGCACGTCGGGCAACCTGCCCGACGGCAAGCCCGAGACTGCGGTATCGCAGACCAAGCTGCTGTATGCCGGGGCCAATCGCATGACACTGATGCGGCTTGCCGTGATGGACCTGCCCGAGGGAAACGCGATGCGCGCGCCTGGCGAGGCTCCCGGCCTGATGGCGCTCGAGATCGCGATGGACGAGATGGCCGAGAAGCTCGGCATGGATCCGATCGACTTCCGCGCCAAGAACGACACGCAGGTCGATCCGGAAAAGCCCGAGCGCAAATTCTCGCAGCGCCAGTTGGTCGAGTGCATGCACCTCGGGGCCGAGCGCTTCGGCTGGAGTAAGCGTAACGCCAAGCCCGGGCAGGTGCGCGACGGGCAGTGGCTGGTCGGCATGGGCATGGCCGCCGGGTTTCGCAACAATATGCTGACCAAGTCGGGTGCCAAGGTCAGCCTCGACCGCCACGGCGTCGTCACCGTCCGGACCGACATGACCGATATCGGCACCGGCACCTACACGATCATCGCGCAGACTGCGGCCGAGATGATGGGCCTGCCGCTCGACAAGGTCGTCGTGATGCTCGGTGATTCCGACTTCCCGGCATCGGCTGGATCGGGCGGGCAGTGGGGCGCGAACAACTCGACCTCGGGGGTTTATGCCGCTTGTACCAAGCTGCGCGAGGCAGTCGCGCAGAAGCTCGGCTTCAACTCCGCCGACGCCAAATTCAGCGGCGGCAAGGTTGGCGCGGGCAATCGTAGCGTCGCGATCGGCGACGCGGCGAAGGACGGCGACCTGACCGTCGAGGACCATATCGAATATGGCGACCTCGATAAGCGCTTCCAGCAGTCGACCTTCGCCGGGCATTTCGTCGAGGTCAGCGTCAACGCCTATACCGGCGAAACCCGCGTCCGTCGTATGCTCGCGGTCTGCGCTGCCGGTCGGATCATCAACCCGAAATCGGCGCGCAGCCAGGTCATCGGCGCGATGACGATGGGCGTCGGCGCAGCGTTGATGGAGGAACTCGCGGTCGACAAGCGCTTCGGCTACTTCGTCAATCACGACCTCGCCACGTACGAGGTGCCGGTCCACGCTGACATCCCGCATCAGGAGGTCGTGTTCCTCGACGAGGCCGACGTGCTGTCGTCGCCGATGAAGGCCAAAGGTGTCGGCGAGCTTGGCCTCTGCGGCGTCGGCGCGGCGATCGCCAACGCGGTCTACA
- a CDS encoding FAD binding domain-containing protein: MKAFTYERATSPAEAAAAVARQPNAKFIAGGTNLLDLMKLEIETPTHIVDVNGLKLDTIEATAEGGLRIGALVSNTDLSADHRVRRDYGVLTRAIVAGASGQLRNKATTAGNLLQRTRCPYFYDTNQACNKRRPGSGCAAIGGYSRQLAIIGTSDACIATYPGDMAVAMRLLDATVETIRPDGATRNIAISDFHVLPGKTPQIDNALAHGELITAVTLPRPLGGTHIYHKVRDRASYAYALVSVAAILQRDGSGRVAIGGIAPKPWRVAAADAALPEGAHAVATRLLADAKPTHDNAFKVPLVERTLGAVMAEARAA; encoded by the coding sequence ATGAAGGCCTTTACCTATGAGCGGGCCACGAGCCCGGCGGAGGCCGCTGCGGCGGTCGCGCGTCAGCCGAATGCGAAGTTCATCGCCGGCGGCACCAACCTGCTCGACCTGATGAAGCTCGAGATCGAGACACCGACGCACATCGTCGACGTCAACGGGCTCAAGCTCGACACCATCGAGGCAACTGCTGAAGGCGGCCTCCGCATCGGTGCCCTCGTCAGCAATACCGACCTGTCCGCCGACCACAGGGTCCGTCGAGATTACGGCGTGCTTACGCGAGCGATCGTCGCGGGTGCGTCGGGCCAGTTGCGCAACAAGGCGACGACCGCCGGCAACCTGCTCCAGCGCACGCGGTGCCCGTATTTTTACGACACCAACCAGGCGTGCAACAAGCGCCGCCCGGGATCGGGTTGCGCCGCGATCGGTGGTTACAGCCGCCAGCTCGCGATCATCGGGACGAGCGACGCCTGCATCGCCACCTACCCGGGCGACATGGCGGTCGCGATGCGGCTGCTCGACGCGACGGTGGAAACGATCCGCCCCGACGGTGCGACGCGAAACATCGCGATCAGCGACTTCCACGTGCTGCCCGGTAAGACCCCGCAGATCGACAACGCGTTGGCGCACGGCGAACTGATCACGGCGGTGACCTTGCCGCGTCCGCTTGGCGGGACGCACATCTACCACAAGGTCCGCGACCGCGCGTCTTATGCGTACGCACTCGTCTCCGTCGCGGCGATCCTCCAGCGCGACGGTAGCGGACGCGTCGCGATCGGCGGGATCGCGCCCAAGCCGTGGCGGGTTGCGGCAGCGGACGCCGCATTGCCGGAAGGGGCCCATGCGGTCGCGACGCGGTTGCTCGCCGACGCGAAGCCGACCCACGATAATGCATTCAAGGTGCCACTCGTCGAGCGAACGCTCGGCGCGGTCATGGCCGAAGCGAGGGCAGCATGA